atgtttattttatttgttttatgtAAGGAAATATTCTTTTTACTTTTCTTAAATGAactcataatttatttcacaCTCTGCAACATATAAATTTGTATTTACATTGAGTGTCTAAATTATGCGGTAATAAATGTGATACAACAAATATACAAATCAATAACTCAGGTTCATTAATCAACAGTTGCTGCTCTAAAGTTTCTTATAATAAACGTAAATGCGCACAAATTAtgcctattttatttttattgcataaattatttattcatgaggagactaaaatatataatcaattttcgtAACTCTAGAAAAGCGCAGCAATTCAAACGCGTGAATTAACAATCGTTTTTTATAAAGACCATTGAAGTATTTTTGTATTTCACATTCAACATCAGAGACCTCCGTAATATTTACTTTCGGAGCATAAATTGTTCGGTAATACACGCGATAATGCGTGCAAATAATGATCACTAATTCGAATTCATCAATCAACTGTtaacataaatatttctctaaaTTTTCCGCTACTCATCgtaaaacgaaataaaaataccaaTTTTTACCATCAAAAGGTGCTTATGCAAATAACGAAAAAGAGAAATTGACAGAACAGGACATTATTTACTgtaatttaataatgaaaacacTAATGATGGGGATTTATCACAGACACAGTCGGGTCCTGCAGTCGATTCATATCAAATAGTAGCTGTAGAGACGAGGGTAGTGCATTCAGATTGAAAAAGGAGCCTGAATGGACATTATCCTAATTGGTTTTCTGATAAAACTAATATCGAAAAATAAacttcccttttttttggttgagaAGTAGTGAAATGGTCGGTTTCAATGTAAAGATTATATTATCAAAACTGAGAGGAAGATTGTAGTATCGAATAGGAGACGAATCAGCGGATTTTGAACAATCTAGTGTGAATCTAAATGCCCCAACCAATACTGCTACTCACTTTttacacaaatatcatctaaATTACTTCCTAAATCCTACTACGATGTGATGTAGATATACTGGTGCCTGGAATAACTAATTCTGCTGTAGTGCCCCGGAACTCGAACTGTGTTATCTCATCATCTGTCGAAATTTCTCCAATTCAAAAATGCTTTCCGACAGTCtgaaaaatacagaaaaaaaattaaataaaatgggCAAACCCTCCATTGTTCGCCCTATGAGTGCCATGCcgtgttttttttcgtttttgctTCTGAATGGAAGTTGGATTAAAGATAGCacagaatataaaaaaattcccggaattcaTTCAAGCTGATGATTTCGATCGCGGTTGAGTTTCCTCCGATTTTCcctaatattaaattaatattgtaAAATGAGTTTTACCTTCCAAAGGCGTTCATCAGAGCGACGATTTCACTCCTCTCCAGATAAAACTGCTTCCTGCTGATACTGTTAACACTAGGCTCCCATCGATCGAATTTGCCTGAGAACAGAATCTTTAGGGCAGTGCCTAGTCCATGAATCTGTAATTTTCCCCATAATTTACATTTATCGCATCCCACACAGTCCAttattcttgaaatatttctaaagTGTTGTCTGAATTCCTCCTTCAGTGTGGCAGCTTCTGAGCCACCGTTAAACATACAGCTTTCGTTAAAATGGTCTGGGAATGATCTGCaagttcaataaattatttaaaaaataggtgTATTTGCTTGAGAAGATCTATACCGAAATTAATTTACCTGACAATTTGCAAAACATCCTTGACCACCACTCTCGTTTCTTCATCCGCACCATCGTCCCCAGTATAATACTCTTCCTTTTCCAAATAAGGCGCAGCTTTATCCAGAGCCCTCATTTCcaacaaataaatgaaataaagatTCTTCAACCAATTGGGCCCTTCGCCCCCGGTCCACTCAGGAGAAAATCTCTTATGAAATTCCTCGAGATTGGACCCCCACTCAGCAGCCCCCGAGACCAGACCCAGAGTCTGATCCCTGTACGACAACAGAGACTTAGCACATAAGTGAATATTGATACTGGCATGGAGTCCTGAGATGACCCTGTAGAAAGCTCTTTTCTCTAGGCACATACCATTCATCTGCGATGACTGAATGAAATTGTGAGGGCTCGTTTCGGGTCTGAAACAGTTCTCCATGTAGATTGTCCTCCATATTCTGTGAGCACTGGGTCCCCTGTAGCCCGTGAACTTTTCAGGATTCAGGAGAAGGTCTACGTACTCTCCAGGGCTTGTCTCTTTGACACAGAAGTTGTCCTGGGCGTCGTCGTGCTGTTGCCATCTCTCAAATTCTTTGTAATTCTCTGAACTTATTGTGGTGTTGAGATACCCCAACTCACGATTGTGATCCTTAGCTGTTTGCTCACAGTTTATCTGCTGATTCTCAGGTAAGTACTTATCTACTGCAACTTCTGCCTTGTGGAGGTTCCGGGGGATTTCTCCCTTGAGACCTATGGGGATGTCCTCCTGGAGAAAtgagagaagaaaataatttcaggGAGTCActgataaattttccattcttgCAATCCGTTCATTAAGTTGTTATGCATAAGATTTAGCAACACCTggatttgaggaaaaaaaaattcatttgcatttattcataatcgaaaaattgaagaaaatcgtTACGTACACACGCATAGACATACGAACCTATGGATACTCTTTAAAACATGCATTTTCGATCTTTTGAGACTCCGATCGATCGTGATAAGGTCGTATTTGgaagcaacaaaaaaattgttagagTACCTGGATGTCATTAAAACAAAAAAGGTGACATATGGAGAGAAACCGTCACTTCAaacgagcaaaaaaaattgtgtttaaTTACGTGTCAACCTACATCTTGGCACGGTCTCACGTGACAGTGCTTCATGGAACACTTGCTGTCATCAACCCAAAAAGGGCACTGGTTCAACAAATTAACCTTGTAAAACCTAAAATAATCCCGAACAAGGAGACTCTGCAGTCTGGGATAAATCTTCACATTGTTGAAATAATCAACCGTATCAACATTGCAACTGCAGTCGTCGATTGATCCCTTTagctgaaaaataaataaaccaatgACATTGAACTTGTCCTTGTTATTGTTGACACACCGAGGAGGTTATGTCGTGATACATAAAAAACACTCAACAGGAAGTGATGGTTAGTGTCAATAATCATACCTTGCAGAAACACTGGTCATTGGCCCTGGTATTAGTCCCAAAATAATGCGTCGATGTCAAAGTTATTCCGCATAAGAGAATTAATATTACGCTCGACATTGCAGCAATTTTGTGCACCATTTcgttcaacgatttttttttatattgagcTTAATCGCACCTGGATAATCTACCGATTGTCACGAACGTGGTAGAATGTGAATTTACCACCAACATTAGAATCGAAGGTTCTTGTTATTTTTTTGCTTGTGACAGCTGATAGTCGATATCAGCTGGTATTCATAATATAAGCAATTATGGAGACACTTTACTCGTTGTAACACAAGTTAAAACCACAAACAAGTTCGTGACAGCATTTAAATATTACTCGAAGTAACTTTGACGCttctaatttatcaattttcttcGATTATTCAGTGATCGATTCTTATTCCGTGAACCTGCGGGTGAAAACTAATGGGGACACGAGAACTCCGGGAACTTTTGGAAATGACGAACTCCCCACCACTCGCAGAGAGAGTGCGTGCGCTATCCTAGGCATCGGCTACGTGGAGGATAATCTGTGGCGGACGTGGTCCAGTCATTTCTAATTGCTGCTTTCGAACTTTTTTGGGAAATATAAACTACAATGACGAGAAAATCGAAAACAGTCAGCAATGATCGGGACACGTGGGACAgaatatgaattttattctatttgaCTAAAGAATGTGGAAGTTTTGTCGTCATTCGTTTGTTGATAACACCTGTGATAACACGATTTTTCATGAGAGGATTTATCGTACATTCGTGGCATTATTCACGTGTTCTAAGAAATTATTTCGGCAGCGAAACTGCTCTTTTGAAAGTCCTCGTCTCATCAGCTTCTCCTTGGAAATTTGAAGCGTGACCTTCGGCACGTAGGACTAGACGTGACCAAGCTCATGTGGATCATGTGGTCcacgaaattaatttcttttcggatttatgaaaatttgtttttaaataaagAATGGATGCAGTCGAATTCTCAATTCTTCTGGAATGTATAGATCgagtggaatttttcattttatcaaattaaatttgtttattatctcaatatttttcagcattttttATAACTATTCTATTCACACttgatttacaaaataaaGGAGTGTTTGAAACTCCGGTAAAAACTGTTTTTAATACATTCCTGTTAGTGCActtataaataaactatttttatgaaaaaactatcacaaagaattttttgaagtaACAAAAAACTTCTCACAGTGCAACGAATGGAACACAAAAGTTAtgagtttttttcaaattgtacAATACTTCCACATATGTCCGCGGCACTTCCCCGAGGAATAAAACTAGCTGTTATATTCTTGAAAAGTTCCAGGGGACATAAGACATCTGGACACCCAGGAACATGTAACGGTTTGGCGTTGCTATGCCTTTTGTACAAGAACTGTGTAAAATTCAAAAAGATTAGAAGACCAAGTCAAATAAGATTCTGATTTTAACGTTTACCTTCACATAATGCTGTTGTTTAATTTCATGAAGTTCTAGGATAATAGCACTGCTGTAAGGAGGAATGTGGGGTTCTTCGAAATTATTCAGTGATACGAGCAAGGATCCAATATTTTGATCGTGACCAGACCAAACAATGAATTTCTTATCTCCTTTCTTCCTTTTCAGGTGTTTGTCAATGTTCTCGAGCCATATTCTCAGCCACAGACCttcaaaaaaaacattaatcaaaatagaaaaaaaaactcaaccaaAATGATCTCAACCGTTTGGTAAGTGAAGTGAAGTGtcattcaaagaaaaaaatgtcaaataaaaaattatacgaaAGTCACTGAACAgttttccgtcatttttcttcaaaatcacGTAAAAAGTTCAGgttcatttaatatttttttttctaaccaTCAGTTTGCTCCAGAATAACCAAAGTtcgtggataatttttattgaacttttctctctgtgaagagaagaaataaaataattttagtttTCAAGGAAACCAACACTCGAAATTCAACGTCTAGATAGTTCCCAAGACAAAGATTTTCgcaattaattttgtaattgtGACAAACAAAGGTTTTTTCCTTTATCAAATATTataataatgattattgaaTAACGAACCTCCTCCAAATTTCCTCAGTTCGTTGGTGAAGCCTTGGAAAATGAATGCCATGGGAGCTTCATCCTTGAGCTTTCCCTCGGGGAAAATACCCTTAGACCACTTGGGTGGCTGTAAACCCACTTGCATCTGCAGaacaatcaattaaataattactattaaaaattttaaaatttgacAAGTATTTTATGAATCGTTAATACCTGAGTTAACAGTGAGAGGTACAGATAATAAGCCAGGTCGTATGTACCATTGAACCCTGCGTGTCTTGATATGTACTcgtagaaatatttatttctcgcAACATATTCAACCAGTTCAGGCTCTGTCTGATCGACAATCTTCTGCAGTCTTCTGGAGTTGGTGCAGAGGCCGGCAGACGCGAAGAAGTGCCAGGAttcattcatatttttcgcCGCATGAATTGTAGTGTTTCGCAGTTGGAGGGATTCACTCCATCTAAATACAAAATTCAGAGATAAAGATCCTGTCatgattttaaatatttaatatattaatttttgggaaaGTGCGAGACTTCTTCGCGAGAACCTGCAGCTGGCCCTCCCCTGAAGATCCTCAGCCAGattttaattacaatatttACTAATAACTCTACCTTTCATCAGGATCAGAGGGGAAAAGTCCTGTTGCCACCAATCTAGCGGAAGCTGTTGTTCGAGGAACCAGACTTGCGTAAAATTTCACAGCATTTTCACTTCCTATCAATTCTCCATAAGTTCGTCGATAGAATCTTCCTAATTCGTAAGATCTGGCTTTTCCAATCTGAAAGGAAAAGtctcattttcaaaaaaatactcCCTCAAGatggttttaattaatttttgaattgataAAACTGTTGtcaaattctcaatttgaaGTGAAGGGAAgtgttttaaaattttatataaaaatattattaagaaGAAAATTCGAAGAAATCGAACAGAAAATCAAATTTGGGATACGGTCGGTTTcgcatttgaatttaaattttattttaattcaacaGCGAAACCATAAATCAGTGCAGAGGTGAAAAGTAGCTAATAATCAAATTTGGATTTGAAGCGATTCCTGGTATTGATTTtcagtttaatttttaattcaatgaatatttattgttaGTACATTTGTCAAACCACCGGCGGGTATCGGATAATGATCTTCCGGAGTGTACGGATTGTTCGGATAATAATTTGTTATAAATCTTCTTAAATCGTCGGGAGCGCGATCGCCATGACGAAAGATGGTCTGAACAAATCGCAATTTTCCGACAGCTTCTTCCCCTTTGAGGACGAGAAACATCATCACGGAGACGATTCTGTAGATATTCATGATCACCGAGAGCTCGAGCACAAGATTTTCAAATACTGGCGGCCACTCACTGAAATCGCATGTGTGCGGGGTTTTAATCAATGGAAGGAAAGCCACTGATCGTGTTTGAGCGACtccatttatatttattcacttGAGACATGTGGAAATAACCCGCTGCATATCGGTCGGGAGAATGAGAATTAACGAGTGCATAAACACACCAGTTCATTGCTCGCAATACATGAGACAATCTCTCAGAGAATTTAGGATTTATGAGTCAA
This DNA window, taken from Diachasmimorpha longicaudata isolate KC_UGA_2023 chromosome 8, iyDiaLong2, whole genome shotgun sequence, encodes the following:
- the Ero1l gene encoding ero1-like protein, coding for MVHKIAAMSSVILILLCGITLTSTHYFGTNTRANDQCFCKLKGSIDDCSCNVDTVDYFNNVKIYPRLQSLLVRDYFRFYKVNLLNQCPFWVDDSKCSMKHCHVRPCQDEDIPIGLKGEIPRNLHKAEVAVDKYLPENQQINCEQTAKDHNRELGYLNTTISSENYKEFERWQQHDDAQDNFCVKETSPGEYVDLLLNPEKFTGYRGPSAHRIWRTIYMENCFRPETSPHNFIQSSQMNGMCLEKRAFYRVISGLHASINIHLCAKSLLSYRDQTLGLVSGAAEWGSNLEEFHKRFSPEWTGGEGPNWLKNLYFIYLLEMRALDKAAPYLEKEEYYTGDDGADEETRVVVKDVLQIVRSFPDHFNESCMFNGGSEAATLKEEFRQHFRNISRIMDCVGCDKCKLWGKLQIHGLGTALKILFSGKFDRWEPSVNSISRKQFYLERSEIVALMNAFGRLSESIFELEKFRQMMR
- the LOC135165493 gene encoding venom acid phosphatase Acph-1-like — encoded protein: MNIYRIVSVMMFLVLKGEEAVGKLRFVQTIFRHGDRAPDDLRRFITNYYPNNPYTPEDHYPIPAGGLTNIGKARSYELGRFYRRTYGELIGSENAVKFYASLVPRTTASARLVATGLFPSDPDERWSESLQLRNTTIHAAKNMNESWHFFASAGLCTNSRRLQKIVDQTEPELVEYVARNKYFYEYISRHAGFNGTYDLAYYLYLSLLTQMQVGLQPPKWSKGIFPEGKLKDEAPMAFIFQGFTNELRKFGGGLWLRIWLENIDKHLKRKKGDKKFIVWSGHDQNIGSLLVSLNNFEEPHIPPYSSAIILELHEIKQQHYVKFLYKRHSNAKPLHVPGCPDVLCPLELFKNITASFIPRGSAADICGSIVQFEKNS